Proteins from a genomic interval of Scomber scombrus chromosome 11, fScoSco1.1, whole genome shotgun sequence:
- the slc6a9 gene encoding LOW QUALITY PROTEIN: sodium- and chloride-dependent glycine transporter 1 (The sequence of the model RefSeq protein was modified relative to this genomic sequence to represent the inferred CDS: deleted 1 base in 1 codon) gives MSQSSSESMSAANQNGAVPGEPVKKDENSRRGNWGNQIEFVLTSVGYAVGLGNVWRFPYLCYRNGGGAFMLPYFIMLVFCGIPLFFLELSFGQFASQGCLGVWKISPMFKGVGYGMMVVSTYIGIYYNVVICIAFYYFFQSMTNLLPWTYCNNPWNTAACVGVVSHPINATLVNATTTLAAGVTEVVNRTKRTSPSEEYWKHYVLNISDGIGNFGELRLPILGCLAISWFVVFLCLIRGVKSSGKVVYFTATFPYVVLTILFIRGITLDGAVNGIKYYLTPQWQKVLDAKVWGDAASQIFYSLGCAWGGLITMASYNKFHNNCFRDSIIISITNCATSVYAGFVIFSILGFMAHQLNVPVSEVADHGPGLAFVAYPEALTLLPISPLWSLLFFFMLILLGLGTQFCLLETLVTAIVDEIGTDWIIRNKTVVTLSVAIVGFLLGVPLTTQAGIYWLLLMDNYAASFSLVVISCIMCICIMYIYGYRNYFRDVEMMLGFPPPLFFRVCWRFVSPVIISFILIFTVIQYKPITYNDYVYPGWSLAIGFSMALSSVICIPVYALYKISRSPGATFRERLKHACRAHPKWGPALQEHRTGHYAPMASEDTVEARPLKEKDELKEELKEEEKEKEKESKDEISLTIQGSNGSTNTHNNPNPSA, from the exons CAGCAAATCAA AATGGAGCAGTTCCAGGCGAGCCAGTGAAGAAGGATGAAAACTCCCGGAGAGGGAACTGGGGCAACCAGATTGAGTTTGTCCTCACCAGCGTGGGCTATGCTGTGGGTCTGGGCAATGTCTGGAGGTTTCCCTACCTCTGCTACAGAAATGGAGGAG gtgCCTTCATGCTACCATACTTTATCATGCTGGTGTTCTGCGgcattcctctcttcttcctcgaGCTGTCCTTTGGTCAGTTCGCCAGCCAGGGGTGTCTGGGTGTCTGGAAGATCAGCCCTATGTTCAAAG gTGTAGGCTATGGCATGATGGTGGTGTCCACCTACATTGGGATCTATTACAACGTGGTCATTTGCATTGCTTTCTACTACTTTTTCCAGTCCATGACAAACTTGCTGCCATGGACATACTGCAACAACCCCTGGAACACGGCGGCCTGTGTCGGGGTGGTGAGCCACCCTATCAACGCCACTCTGGTGAACGCTACCACCACCCTGGCAGCGGGTGTCACTGAGGTAGTCAACCGCACCAAGAGGACCAGCCCCAGTGAGGAGTACTGGAA acactATGTGTTGAACATCTCTGACGGCATTGGGAACTTTGGAGAATTACGTCTCCCTATCCTGGGCTGCCTGGCCATCTCCTGGTTTGTcgtctttctctgtctcatcAGGGGCGTTAAATCTTCTGGAAag GTGGTGTACTTCACAGCCACTTTCCCGTATGTCGTTTTGACCATCCTGTTCATTCGTGGCATCACCTTGGATGGAGCCGTTAACGGTATCAAGTATTACCTGACTCCACAGTGGCAGAAGGTCCTCGATGCAAAG GTGTGGGGAGATGCTGCATCACAGATTTTCTACTCCCTGGGCTGTGCTTGGGGTGGTCTCATTACCATGGCTTCCTATAACAAGTTCCACAACAACTGTTTCAG AGACAGCATCATCATCAGTATAACCAACTGTGCGACCAGTGTCTATGCCGGTTTTGTCATTTTCTCCATCCTTGGCTTCATGGCGCACCAACTGAACGTTCCCGTGTCAGAGGTGGCCGACCACGGC CCGGGGCTGGCCTTTGTGGCCTACCCAGAAGCCCTCACTCTGCTTCCCATTTCCCCACTCTGGTCgctgctcttcttcttcatgctcATTCTTCTGGGACTGGGGACTCAG ttctgtCTGCTGGAGACGCTGGTGACGGCCATTGTCGACGAGATCGGCACAGACTGGATCATCAGAAACAAGACCGTGGTCACACTGTCAGTGGCCATAGTCGGATTCTTACTGGGAGTGCCACTAACAACACAG GCAGGAATCTATTGGTTGCTGCTGATGGACAACTACGCTGCTAGTTTCTCTTTGGTTGTCATCTCCTGCATCATGTGCATCTGCATCATGTATATTTATG GTTACAGGAACTACTTTAGAGATGTTGAGATGATGTTGggcttccctcctcctctcttcttcagaGTGTGCTGGAGATTCGTCTCCCCCGTCATCATCTCC TTCATCCTGATCTTCACAGTGATCCAGTACAAGCCCATCACCTACAATGACTACGTGTATCCCGGCTGGTCCCTGGCTATTGGCTTCTCCATGGCTTTGTCCTCAGTGATCTGCATACCTGTTTACGCCCTCTACAAGATCTCAAGGTCCCCAGGAGCTACCTTCAGAGAG CGGTTGAAGCACGCTTGCAGAGCACATCCAAAGTGGGGCCCTGCCCTGCAGGAGCACCGGACAGGCCACTACGCTCCCATGGCCTCCGAAGACACTGTGGAGGCTCGTCCCCTCAAGGAGAAGGATGAGCTGAAGGAAgagctgaaggaggaggagaaggagaaggagaaggagagtaAGGATGAAATCAGCCTCACCATCCAGGGAAGCAACGGctccaccaacacacacaacaacccCAACCCCAGTGCATAG